From Impatiens glandulifera chromosome 7, dImpGla2.1, whole genome shotgun sequence:
ttattttaaagatatttaacttttttttcttttaatattcatattttaaaattattattattatatatattcataaaatataataaatatgtaatatatattattaaataataaattaaaaaaaagatatattttgacatattttaaattgttaataaaaaattgttattttaatttataattgtattatatgtataattttactCAAAGTATTATACTATAAAGAGTataaagaggagtgatagagagatgaaatttggtgaggaaatttggtgagtgaatgacttggcatcacttCATTGGttgtaaaatgtaaaagtgagagaaaagagagaaattatttgattttttcagcgaataagattataccaagtcattccctcaccaaatttcctcaccTAATTATTTCTCTACTATAAAATtgcttttattaaataataataataattaatgttattatttaatataaaattaataattatatatatatattaatatattattaaataaaagattgaaataaaaaaatcataaaaataaatttagaaaaagtaaaaataacttgagataaattattgagacttatttattattttaaaaacataaattaaaacactatatatttaataattaattaattatatatatatatatatatatatttttgataaatatcaattttcactaaataatcaaaattaatataattataaaaaatgcaaaaaaaaattcaaaatatatttttttagtattttattttttaaataagtaaatcaACAACGAGTAATATTATATCAAAgtagaatttattatttaaatttaaaaaaaaaaactaagtaaTGAACCTGAGAATGAAGACATGTTTagagaatataaattttaaactttcaTGATAAATGTATGAATATAAATGTATGAAAATACACgtcaataacaaatatataataacaaatatttattttataaaataacaaatatttattttaggggaaaataaattatttttttagcaaTACATATGATTCTCTAGAGTCTCTAATACATTTTGAGCTTCCATAACATGCCATCAAATTATAGCTTTGATACAAGCTATTCACATATTGATTTTCATTCTTAAATTTactcttaattattatatagattgttttatattatgattttgaaaattttgttaacattttaattttttttaaatataaaagataaattttaaaatatatgaaatatttttaactatttataaatgagataattttattaaatttattatttttttatttatctttattttataacctACCAGACAAGACGGGTATCTTAGATAGTTAacataatagtttaaaatatattatatcattatattaataggatatttaattaataataatttaaaattagcatgttatttctcataaatatatatataataaattaatgtataatttctttctttaattctaataaatcttaaaagtacctataatattaatatgatataaatttaattaataataatttaaaattattatattatttctaatatatatatatatatatatatatatataataaattaattcaggATTTTCtccaataatattaatataatatatatttaataaataataatttaaaactattaggttaatataaaacatatatatatatatatatatatatatattaaaattcttgTCAATAGTataatgtgatatatatataattaaaattattatgttatttcttataaaaatatataggtaATATattaatccatatttttaaaaaaaaattaattttatccaTGATCAATAATtcttaaaactaaaaattatagttTAACTATTATGAAAGACAATGGGTACTCATATACTCGATACATGTGAGTCCCCAATGGATTGATTTCGGTATTTTAAATTGGGGAGGAATAAAAATGATTACCCAATAGGATTTGGATTTTAGGTCTAGGATGAAGAGTGTGCAAAACTCAATCCTGGtaccaaaaatattaatattcattaaagtttaaaatacttttttaaatttcatatcattacaaaattatcataaatataggaaaaaaaagttcatttatACCTATATAATTGTACAATTAACTCAACTAGCATTAATCTCGTgcatttgtaaaaataaaaatataaaaaaaatattatttatcgataaatatattgtataaatttaatattattcaaatttaattaatctaaaattagttttagtttataaaatttaagtttaatcttaaactcaatattaacatatatattcatattgtgacctcatattttcaaatattcgccaaaccaaccactaattccgacctcacactcgacaaaccactcatcacccgatctcgtgacctcacactttcaaatgctcgtcataccaaccactaattctgacttcacactcgacaaatcacccaccacccaacctccatctcgtgacctcacactttcaaatgctcgtcataccaaccactaattccgacctccatatcgtgacttcacactttcaaatgttcgtcataccaaccattaattctgacctcacacttgacaaatcacccaccactcgacctctatctcatgacctcacactttcaaatgttcgtcgttacaaccactaattccgacctcacactcgacaaaccacccaccacccgacctccatctcgtgacctaacattttcaaaaatttatcatacaaacaattaattctagtctcacactcgacaaaccacccacctcCCGACCTCCAactcgtgacctcatactttcaaatgctcgccaaacttTTAGAGAcctatcatttatttaaaagttgtgacatcatatattatagtcaagaatacattcttaaaaatataaatttgcatgtaTTGGGATTCTAACCATAGtcttaattgaaataattttaatatattttgtgtatatatttattttgtatttaatatttattaccaattagttaatttttatattatcataaaaaatatttatacttataaagaaaatattatatatatatatatgtgatgagagaaaaattgtatgataaaaaataaaatttatttatataaaattaataatgaaaaataatataatatatatatatatataaggtaacaaataaataggagcatttatataaaaaaattatatatatataaataaaataaataaatataaaaattatgaaggtggtgcatttataaaaaaaatatatatatataataattattatttatattttgaattaatactaatattgataattttttagatgatatatatatatatatatatatatatatatatatatatatatatatatatatatatatatatatatatatatatataatatgtggtaataaaaaaacaaaatttaattaagaaagagagtGTATAAGATAATAGGGAAAAAATACTTGATGATGTGgattataaaaattgataattacTTTTTGActttaagtatcattatatatagagaaagaGATTATACTTATGAATTAATATACTTTTGTtgactaaatattatttaaaatatattttttatttttattaataatttctctctttttaatatttacaatttatctctcttctttttattattttatctgttaatttgtaaatatatgtttatatattttatttgttaatttatttatttataatttgaaaataataatataagagaataaaattatgtattttttaattcaattaattatttctttcatctattaatttaattatatatatatattaaattataattaattaatttatttatttaacaaattttaaaataggtaATAATtgtaagaattaataaattaaattaataaaatatataaatgtatgttttaaaaataaattaaattataatatattaataatagagaaataaaattattaattatttcactcAAAGAATTGATTCTTTTTTAAACTCTTCATTAATTGTTTCTTTCTATTTTCTCTCCTCTTTTTTCATGTctgtgatttattaaaaactcaGAAGATCAATCAACTACATTCAATTAGCACACTAGGTTACTTATTctcttctattatttttttttttatctaagttGAATATTAGTAGTTGGTGATTTTTAGTTGTATTTCTTGAATATTAGTAGTTTGTGGTTTGAGTTGAAACatgttatttgttaattaagaaaaaaaagaatggagtgaaataattaatttaattaaaaaaaattattctttatattattattttttaaaaattataaataaattaacaaatatatatatatatatataaatatatatttacaaattaacaaataaagaaagaattattaataaaaatagagagaaattataaatattaaaaaagagagtaaaattattaaaagagatgaaaaagaaaaataaatattttaaattataccaAAGTCAATAGTTGGTATATTTAGTTAGCAAGTCTAATCATGGTTCCAAGTCATTCAATACCTTTTTCTCGCGAATTCTATCcacttaaatatatttcaacatatatatatatatatatatataatttttattatttaatttagaaagtttaattttaattatatatatatatatatataatattatcaaattaatattttgatattttaataagttaaaaaggAAAAGTAAGATATTGTggaaaaatttaataaaagtagtGTATATTGGGAAAATGAACATGGAAGTGTGATAGAACCGTGGGGAATGGTTCTTTTTGCTTTTCCATACAAATATTTCCTCTAATATAATTACTATTACTAAAAAAAGAGTAATGATAAGGAGAGTGAAAGATTTACCGAATCAAATAATAATGTGTCACCTAAAAATAGGATAATTAtccatttttatctttttagttATAAGCAATACATGTCaccataaaattatttattattttctccttctttaatttttattattttaaaaaaagcatttaataatttatctctctttaatcttttattattaaactattataaataatattttaaaattattaatatatatatatatatatatataattttaaatgtattatcaaattatttttattataattcattctatttaaaattatacctcaaattatatactattaatatctaaaataaatataactaaaattatgaattattaatattgaagGTAGATAAAAAGAAATACTTTAAAGAGATAAGGGACAAACAATTTTTGTGTAATTATCGTTTGGTAGATAATACTAGTTATATAGGTATAAGATGTAAAAGGATATAACTTGTATAGGGgtattaagatatataaattatatagatgaTTAGTGTTTAGTTGAAATAAtaaagatgtataaattatataagttttataattttgtgtttgattttactattttatccttgtatttattaattttcttattaattctatttaaactaataaaaatatttttaaatatcatataaatatttttgaaaataaataataatgttatatgattatatagtttctttttatatatatatatatatatatatatatatatatatatatatatatatatatatatgattttttataatttctaaacttaaatacatatttattaaccattaatattattaaatatataatgataaaatcaCATACAAATTAATGAACCTCAATAATTTGTTGAgccttccatttttttttatataaattattctaagttGTGAATgattaataagaaattataagaatttaatcaattataggtcaaactaaaaataaaactaactaaAATGACCAACTAAGATAATTTGATCTATTTTATGaaatctaatataataaataaaagaagatgcagttaaaaatttaagttaaaaataagaaGGATTTAAatttttgagagaaaaaattataaattaataaggttaaaaaagGGGAAAAATTTTTTTACAGTTTTATACCGGATCATAgtagttacaattttatacatCTTTTAACTCTtttaaggtataaattataccttgaatataattgtatatataaatatttttaactaaacaaaaacttaatattattatagataTTATGACCCTATATCtacaaaagaatatatatatatatatatatatatatatataatatatatatatatataatatatatatatatatatatataatatattatatatatatatataatattttattaatttgatttcatttattattttctttattattactcatttaaaaagctagtaaataaataaattattatatataaattaataaaggagagaaataattaattaaattaaaaaaaacaattaaaaatttttaaatttaatttttattctcttaaatatatatttatcaaatataatatatattttaaaacatatatttacaattaataAGTAGAGTGagatgaattatttataaagagaaaaaaaattattaatataaagaagataaaaaaataaacatttaaaattatatttagtcACTAAGGTCTAGTCATTCTTTCACATTATTTGTTACCATCGttactctaaaaaaaatatattcattaagtctcttttaataaacaaatatataatatttttctctcttcctttttcattaattaattaattctcgaaatataatttttccccaaatttttttattatttctatatagtATTTATCCttgattgttttaattttgtttggtgTCTTCTTTTATTTGTTGTTCCTTATATTTCTGGTTCCTTATATATATACGAGCATTCatcattagttattttaattttatatttcttttttttatgttttttgtaatattaaaattaattattaattattttaaaattatttggttatGATAGTTAGATAACAATGATTTATTCcttcaacaacaaaaacatcttcaacaaaataattaataatcaagaattatataataatagacTCAAGTAATAATTAAGATTATACCAGAACAATATTGAACTCAATGTCTTACTTGCTATTATTATAAGtcattaatcaaaaattaaataaaagactattaattttatttttgtttctattaaaaacaaataagaaaaaaaaatattcacacAAAATTACAGTATAACAAAATTCACACAGAGATAATTAATTATGCTTACTAAtgtagaaataataaaaaacttatgaatgaaataaaattatagaggagaaatgattaggtaaggaaatttggtgaaataaaattatataggaGAAATGATTAagtaagggaatttggtgagggaatgacttacataatcttattcgctgaaaaatcaaataatttctctctttcctcccacttttacactttccaaccaaccaatgaatgtgatgtcaagtcattccctcaccaaattctctcgcTCTATCACTCCTCAATTATATAGTTTAACTAGAAAAATTACCGTGTGCAAaggataaaaacaaaaaattataataatatttattcaatgtttaaaattattaaaataaaaaatataacgttctcattccacattttattcacttcaataaaacaacttattttctcacatatttcatcacatattttttccgaatgaaatTCTCATcccgtgactttacactttcaatttgtcaataaaatatttgattcatattttttaataattaccaTCGTGGACTCACACtttaatcaatcaaatatttgattcatatttgtttaaccactttcaaatgatatcggtctattatccctcggcaaaccatatctaaatcacacttggttaaaggttatacttgttttgttaggttgcaagttcgaaacatacaaataatatttttaatattatttttatccgttttaagtttatgggcgggtcaacccacaatccgacccaagtatccatttactctcacataaatatccaaattaaccacagctctcgacttggcaatccgaacactttaaaaattaagtatcattatatatatatatatatatagattagttagttaaaaatttgaacttttattgctaaaatgtctcgcgttcatcaaatttggtgttgaatcttaaatataaagtgttgttagcctagttggttaaaaaattatacttgttttgttaggttgcaagtgcgggtcaacccacaatccaacccaagtatccatttactctcacataaatattcaaattaaccacagctctcgactcggtaatccggacactttaaaaattaagcatcattatatttatatatatatatatatatattagttagttaaaaatttgaatttttattgttaaaatatttcgcgttcatcaaatttggcgttaaatcttaaatataacgtgttattagcctaattggttaaaatgttgtacttgtttttgttatgttgcaagttcgaaacataaaaataacatttttaattttatttttaactgttttaagtttatgggcgggtcaatccacaatccgactgaaatatccatttactctcacataaatatccaaattaaccacagctctctaTCCCGACAAATaaacaattcggacactttaaaaattaaacattattatatatatatattaataaataaaaaggaaagaaaaaatatattaatatttaattaataaaaaatacaaattaattatgcttactaaaaaaactaaataagcctatttttatataatttatatttaaaatgatattttattaattctataTAAGCTAGTTGTAAAAATCATTCGTCtaaataaatgagtttttttatccataaataaactccattattattttaatttattttatcaataattcttaattttcactttttaataataaaatatttctttttattcatttttcacttttttttttttcaatttaaataaatttataactttattccATCctctttagtttttatttttttattttcaatgtaataaaacaatttttaacttttacaaTATAACTATACAATcaattaagtaatatttttttattattatttagtatgtttaataaataataaatataaatttatattttaattgagtaataaatataaatttatattatctatttatttatttatttattattatttattattttaatttttttaatttttttttatcaaattgtcTTCCATTTAACTTAACAAGGCTTTTTAGTTTTTAGTCTATTTGtgtacatatttttaatatagacCTATCAGctccttaaaaaaatatttattttatcccacacaaaaaaaaacatactgAACTAATTTTGGCCACTTGATAACggttataattattcaaaatgttGATTTGACGTTTTCTTGATGCGGAGTCTAGTGTGGATGGGCTGGTAATACCTTAACAGCTCCACGATGGATTTTGATCTATCGGTCAACTTTGGTTTTCTTGATGCGGAGTCTAGTGTGGATGAGCTGGTAATACcaaagtttaaattatttattcaatatatatatattttttttttccttgtaGTGTCTATAGTATAGTTCAATAACTTGAATGAAGTTATTGTGaagaaacaataatatattttaattactaatgtttcagttttatttattattttaatactttttcaaactttaggattttattttttatttattttgaagctTTAAGTTTATctcttatttaataattaggaTAACAAATTTTGTAATCAAATGTTCTATAGATAGCATGCAAGGTGTAGGTGTTTGATATATTGtctttttttaagttatttttttattatttaatttaaaatatttatttttaattatataaatatatatatatatatatttattttttgttttatattaattatttaatttagaaattttaattatatatatatatatataatattataaaattaatatattaataagttgGAGGAGAAGTGAAGTATTGTGGGAAGATTGAATAGAAGTGGGGGATATATTAGGAAAATCAACATGAGAGTgaggagaaaaaaattaatgatgatcgataattttgaaaaagtattaattattttttgataaaggatttaaacaaatattaatatatataaataaaataaaaattattttaatattttaattaatatattaaatgatgTAATAGACAGAAGAAAAGtaaatgatttttcattttgtttaaattattttaaaaactcaaactaAGAAGACCTTCCATGTATTTCTTGCAATACCAAAGTTTaaaaaggtttatttatgtcaataaactaaaatatttagatcCGTTTTAGGATTGAGTAACCGGCTACATCGGTTGCCGGTAATAAGCGCAGTTCCCAACTcccaaaagaagaagaagagttaGAAATAGAAGTTCAAACGAGGAAGAAAGAGCTAGTTGTTTCTGGACCGCCATTTCCGCTATCTCTCAGAGCTTTTTCAGAGTAAAAATGGAGCTGAGAAATCTAATACTAGTATCTCTTCGGTCATCATACATCCTGTGTTTGATCCACATTGCCCTGCTCTTCCGTTCTACTTACGCCGCAGACCCAACTGCTAACTTTGATTTGGAATACTCTTATATTACTGTGTCACCATTGGGAGTATCTCAGCAGGTTTACTTCTCTCTCTCTTGCTTTCAATcttttgaaaaagaaagttttAAGGTTATATTTCTCTCAGTATTTGTCCTATTTTGCACTACTTGATCTATCACTTCCCTTACCATATTGGTCAACTTAGTTTTTTTTCGCCACTAAATCTCACTAGTTTGTATGTGAAACACTAGATTAGATAGATTACTTCATTTTCTTCCCGTTTGGTCAAAAGGGTTCTTTTTGCCTTTGACTAATCGGTCAAATCTATATGATTTTTGCTGAACTCTACTCAATTGTTTATCATAGATGTGATTTATACAGCCTTTTCTTTCTCAGCTTCCCAATAATTATGATTTACTTTGCAGGTTATTGCTGTTAATGGGAAATTTCCTGGTCCAATTCTGAATGTCACAACTAATTATAATGTTGTGGTGAATGTTAAGAATAAGCTGGACGAAACCCTCCTTGTTACATGGTAAGTTTTGAATCACATTTCAATTGTGAAATGGCTTTTCCCTCAAAGTTTGAATCTTTAAGGATtatttggattggattggattggcaGGTCAGGGGTTCAAATGCGTAGAGTCTCATGGCAAGATGGTGTTCTTGGTACAAACTGCCCAATCCCTGCAAAAGGGAGCTGGACATACCAATTCCAAGTTAAGGATCAGATTGGTAGCTTCTTTTACTTCCCATCGCTTAATTTTCAGAAAGCATCCGGTGGATTTGGCCCTCTTATCATCACAAATCGTGTCATAATTCCTCTGCCTTTTGCTATCCCCGATGGAGATATTGTCCTAATGATTGGTGACTGGTACACTCGCAATCACATGGTTTGTTCCTATTTCTTCCTTTGTCTTGTTTTTTGTTGTCATGGAATTTTTGGACACTTTCCTGATTCATTAGGGACAATATTAGGAACTAAGGACAGCTCTTGATGATGGGAAAGACCTTGGCATGCCAGATGGTGTTCTCATTAATGGAAAAGGGCCTTACAGATATAATACTTCTCTTGTTCCAGATAACATTGCATATGAAACCATTAATGTTGAACCTGGTAAAAGAAGATACCCATTTTTTAATTCAAGGATTTTAAACTATTCTTGTTTCTCACATGTGAGTGATTGTTTACAGGAAAAGCATATAGAATAAGAGTGCACAATGTTGGTGTATCGACTTGTTTGAATTTCCGAATTCAGAACCATAACCTCCTACTGGCAGAAACAGAGGGATATTACACATCACAGCAAAACTACTCGAGCGTGGACATTCATGTTGGGCAGTCTTACTCCTTTTTGGTAACGATGGATCAGAATGCAAGTAGCGATTATTACATTGTAGCGAGTGCTAGGTTTGTTAACCAAACGGTTTGGCAAAGGGTCACTGGTGTTGCCATTTTGCACTATTCAAATTCTAAGGGAAAGGCATCTGGTCCTCTACCGGACGCAACAAATGACGTTTATGATACTTCTTATGCAATCAATCAGGCTATGTCGATCAGGTTAGCTTATTTCAGATAGTTGAGACT
This genomic window contains:
- the LOC124944722 gene encoding monocopper oxidase-like protein SKS1, producing the protein MELRNLILVSLRSSYILCLIHIALLFRSTYAADPTANFDLEYSYITVSPLGVSQQVIAVNGKFPGPILNVTTNYNVVVNVKNKLDETLLVTWSGVQMRRVSWQDGVLGTNCPIPAKGSWTYQFQVKDQIGSFFYFPSLNFQKASGGFGPLIITNRVIIPLPFAIPDGDIVLMIGDWYTRNHMELRTALDDGKDLGMPDGVLINGKGPYRYNTSLVPDNIAYETINVEPGKAYRIRVHNVGVSTCLNFRIQNHNLLLAETEGYYTSQQNYSSVDIHVGQSYSFLVTMDQNASSDYYIVASARFVNQTVWQRVTGVAILHYSNSKGKASGPLPDATNDVYDTSYAINQAMSIRQNVTASGARPNPQGSFHYGSINVTNTYILQSLPPTVIDGKVRATFNGISFVQPDTPIRLADKFNVKGAYKADFPSKPLSGPARMDRSVINGTYKGFIEIIVQNNDTVVQSFHMDGYSFFVVGMSYGIWTENNRGSYNRWDAISRSTTQVFPGGWTAVLVSLDNSGAWNLRAENLDRWYLGQETYIRIVNQDEDNTTEFGAPDNVLYCGALSSMQKRTQHSNSPLSTTLFGQASMYFMPLFAGLLMLL